In Stieleria varia, one genomic interval encodes:
- a CDS encoding caspase family protein, translated as MDTEHQTPRAAFGLFVGVDDYRNEIVPDLNYCCKDAKGLSEAFDTRPSAVTMLLLEQDATRRNVLTQLNFMMTHAEPGDLLLFFVATHGVVKYNDFFFMPYDADPQNLLGTGISSKLLINALASTIHRGVECLIVFDSCYCGAIGFDISKSQTVGKGGLSCLFSASPLEKSIESPSRRQGIFSHFMIEGLKGKAARDQTGPNQMKPVYLRDLYDYVYSRTKRATQQQQHPVLIGTLDNETVLNEISS; from the coding sequence ATGGATACAGAACACCAAACCCCTCGCGCTGCATTCGGGTTGTTCGTGGGAGTCGATGACTATCGAAACGAGATCGTCCCCGATTTGAACTACTGCTGCAAAGACGCGAAAGGGTTATCCGAGGCGTTCGATACCAGGCCTTCCGCAGTCACCATGCTGCTACTGGAGCAAGACGCCACGCGACGCAATGTGCTCACTCAGTTGAACTTCATGATGACGCATGCCGAGCCGGGGGATCTGCTGCTGTTTTTTGTGGCCACTCACGGGGTCGTCAAATACAACGATTTCTTTTTCATGCCCTACGACGCTGACCCGCAAAATCTGTTGGGAACGGGCATTTCGTCCAAGTTGCTGATCAATGCGTTGGCGTCGACGATCCATCGTGGAGTGGAGTGCTTGATCGTTTTTGACTCGTGCTATTGTGGAGCCATCGGGTTCGACATTTCCAAGTCTCAGACGGTCGGCAAAGGAGGTTTGTCTTGTTTATTCTCCGCTTCGCCCTTGGAGAAATCGATCGAATCGCCGAGTCGACGTCAGGGCATCTTCAGCCATTTCATGATCGAAGGTTTGAAGGGAAAAGCTGCTCGCGATCAAACGGGTCCCAATCAAATGAAACCAGTCTATTTGCGAGATTTGTATGACTACGTCTACTCACGCACCAAGCGGGCGACGCAACAGCAGCAGCATCCGGTATTGATAGGGACGCTCGACAATGAAACCGTTTTGAATGAGATCTCTTCGTAG
- a CDS encoding caspase family protein, with protein MALSFESSDSSALRVRGLFVGVEDFENGVVGASYCSDDATSLHKVFHEQNDDVILLCGEMATGENVLGNLSQLMNRACSGDLLVLFVSTIGIVRHNDLFFLPYDGDGENLLATGVSSKLLINTMGSVADQGVKVLLIFDTSHSGAIGFDISKSQSKNGGGISCFFSASPTEDCYESERLSHGNFSYHLVEGLRGSADVDGNGIITLRNLYDHVYKHTQSDSSNKQHPILIGTLPNETGLLNSG; from the coding sequence ATGGCCCTGAGTTTCGAATCATCAGACTCAAGTGCACTTCGCGTTCGCGGATTGTTTGTCGGCGTGGAGGATTTTGAAAATGGTGTTGTGGGCGCAAGTTACTGCAGTGACGATGCGACGTCGCTCCACAAAGTGTTTCACGAGCAGAATGATGATGTCATCTTGCTGTGCGGTGAGATGGCGACCGGCGAAAATGTGCTGGGAAACTTGAGCCAACTCATGAATCGAGCTTGTTCCGGCGACCTGCTGGTCCTGTTCGTCTCAACCATTGGTATCGTTCGGCACAACGATTTGTTTTTTCTGCCTTACGACGGAGACGGTGAAAACCTTTTGGCCACTGGCGTTTCGTCCAAGCTGTTGATCAACACCATGGGGTCGGTGGCCGATCAAGGCGTCAAGGTGTTGCTGATTTTTGACACCAGCCATAGCGGGGCAATTGGTTTTGATATCTCAAAATCACAATCCAAGAATGGTGGCGGGATATCGTGTTTTTTCTCGGCTTCACCTACGGAGGACTGCTACGAATCCGAGCGACTGAGCCACGGAAATTTTTCGTATCACTTGGTGGAAGGACTACGCGGCAGCGCTGACGTGGACGGCAACGGCATCATCACGTTGCGAAATCTCTACGACCACGTCTACAAACACACTCAATCCGATTCCAGCAACAAACAGCATCCCATCCTGATTGGCACGCTACCCAACGAGACAGGTCTGCTGAACTCGGGATGA
- a CDS encoding cytochrome c — translation MNSSQRSKVTAFLSATFSLVVVAGCNREPEMRPAVFEPNVVQAMKYEIKDGIDMDQVSKDATWVVHEFFGTPDEPKIPEFITSDPDLSEVVSMDNLQMAAGPESEGHGLYRQHCATCHGVTGNGRGETAAIITPYPRDYRMGTFKFKSTKRGSKPTREDLARAIREGIDGTAMKKIPELDEPKIQALVDYVIYLSIRGELERAMIDDAVNELDLADGDRILDTQYAESMTQAKSKELTEALDSPERDDPELDEIYDIVEDEEKGVDALTADQRKKYEAEKKLREFENYEESLAIINEDLLAPIVEDWLDAEDDVVEVPEKPEGIPVADNYEQFVEMQQGDQAEALAASIKRGQEIFVGKIASCSKCHGEKGRGDGQKDDFDDWTKDWTVRAGLKPTEYDSLVPLIARGALPPKNALPRDFAAGVYRGGESAEDLYRRITQGIEGTPMPAATFVPGQFEEVDVWHLINFIRSLQTAPSETPQETAPADAAKPAV, via the coding sequence ATGAACTCGTCCCAACGAAGCAAAGTCACCGCATTCCTGTCTGCAACCTTTTCGCTCGTCGTGGTTGCGGGTTGCAACCGCGAACCCGAGATGCGTCCCGCCGTCTTTGAGCCCAACGTCGTGCAAGCGATGAAATACGAGATCAAGGATGGGATCGACATGGATCAGGTCTCCAAGGACGCGACATGGGTGGTCCATGAATTCTTTGGCACGCCTGATGAACCGAAAATACCAGAATTCATCACGAGCGATCCAGACCTCAGTGAAGTGGTCTCGATGGATAATTTGCAGATGGCCGCGGGTCCTGAATCCGAGGGTCACGGGCTGTACCGGCAACACTGCGCCACCTGTCACGGGGTCACGGGAAACGGGCGTGGCGAAACGGCGGCAATCATCACGCCGTACCCACGCGACTATCGAATGGGGACGTTCAAGTTCAAATCGACCAAGCGAGGTTCCAAGCCGACTCGGGAGGATTTGGCCCGCGCGATCCGCGAGGGAATTGACGGCACGGCGATGAAGAAAATCCCGGAGTTGGATGAGCCGAAGATCCAAGCTCTGGTCGACTACGTGATCTATTTGTCGATCCGCGGTGAGTTGGAACGTGCCATGATCGACGATGCGGTCAATGAATTGGATCTCGCGGATGGCGACCGAATTCTTGACACACAATACGCGGAGTCGATGACCCAGGCCAAGAGCAAGGAACTGACCGAAGCCCTTGATTCACCCGAACGTGATGATCCTGAGTTGGACGAGATCTACGACATTGTCGAAGACGAAGAAAAAGGTGTCGATGCGTTGACCGCAGATCAACGCAAGAAGTACGAAGCCGAGAAGAAACTTCGAGAGTTTGAAAACTACGAGGAGTCGTTAGCAATCATCAACGAAGATTTGCTTGCTCCGATCGTCGAGGATTGGTTGGATGCGGAAGACGACGTGGTCGAAGTGCCCGAGAAACCCGAAGGCATTCCGGTAGCTGACAACTACGAACAGTTCGTGGAGATGCAGCAAGGCGATCAAGCCGAGGCGCTTGCGGCATCGATCAAACGTGGTCAAGAAATCTTTGTGGGCAAGATCGCTTCGTGTAGCAAGTGCCACGGCGAGAAAGGACGCGGTGACGGCCAAAAAGATGATTTCGACGACTGGACCAAGGACTGGACGGTTCGCGCCGGCCTGAAGCCGACGGAGTACGATTCGTTGGTTCCACTGATCGCTCGCGGTGCATTGCCGCCTAAGAATGCGTTGCCAAGAGACTTTGCCGCCGGCGTCTATCGAGGTGGCGAGTCCGCAGAGGACCTGTACCGACGGATCACTCAAGGCATCGAGGGCACACCGATGCCGGCCGCCACGTTCGTCCCCGGCCAGTTCGAGGAAGTCGACGTGTGGCACCTGATCAACTTCATCCGTTCACTGCAGACTGCCCCCAGCGAGACGCCGCAAGAGACGGCTCCAGCAGACGCGGCGAAACCCGCGGTTTAG
- the gltX gene encoding glutamate--tRNA ligase, translating into MIRTRFAPSPTGYLHIGGVRTALFNWLMARQTGGQFILRIDDTDAGRNVAEAIEPILAGFRWLGMQWDEGPEVGGPHGPYYQSQRGDRYQAAAAQLLASGHAYRDYSTAEEFSAQRDAAQKAGKPFIYDRAWMAETDEQAAAFEAEGRSHVVRLKMPREGKCVIQDLVRGEVVVDWATEQDHVIQRGDGSCLYHLASVVDDHDFEITHVIRSEEHLPNTARQIFILESLGYARPQYGHLPYVAAPASTAKLSKRKLAQYEKNKDFADLLAHGRRIAERCSIATEADTFNPVIVDFYREIGFTPESILNYLLLLGWSLDGEREKFTVDEMIELFTIGRVNKSPASFDPQKLLSFQADDFAALSPEARLQRTLPFAQAAGFMQQPGFADQQAAERTLAAVVDAAGDRLKMAGDIIDYEYCFADEVSYDEKAFQKRIVKPEDACELLAGFRDQVAGACDFDPQSAETLLKSFCETAGVGIGQIIHALRVATTGQPAGFGMFETLAILGKERVCQRIDAAIAAAKAAA; encoded by the coding sequence ATGATTCGCACCCGCTTTGCCCCCAGTCCGACCGGTTATCTGCATATCGGTGGTGTTCGTACGGCGTTGTTCAACTGGTTGATGGCTCGCCAAACCGGTGGACAGTTCATTTTGCGGATCGATGACACCGATGCCGGCCGCAATGTCGCCGAAGCGATTGAGCCGATCTTGGCCGGATTTCGCTGGCTGGGCATGCAGTGGGATGAGGGGCCGGAAGTGGGTGGACCGCACGGGCCTTACTACCAATCCCAACGCGGAGATCGCTATCAAGCCGCTGCGGCTCAGTTGCTGGCCAGCGGGCATGCCTATCGCGACTACTCGACTGCCGAAGAATTCAGCGCCCAACGTGATGCGGCTCAAAAGGCGGGGAAGCCGTTCATCTACGACCGTGCTTGGATGGCCGAGACGGATGAACAAGCCGCCGCGTTCGAAGCCGAAGGGCGGAGCCATGTCGTTCGACTGAAGATGCCACGCGAAGGCAAGTGCGTGATTCAGGATTTGGTCCGCGGCGAAGTCGTCGTCGACTGGGCGACCGAACAGGACCACGTGATCCAGCGTGGCGACGGCAGTTGCCTGTATCACTTGGCCAGCGTCGTTGACGACCATGACTTTGAAATCACTCACGTGATCCGCAGCGAAGAACACTTGCCCAACACGGCGCGACAAATTTTTATTCTTGAGTCGCTCGGGTACGCCCGTCCACAATACGGACACTTGCCCTACGTAGCCGCTCCGGCCAGCACCGCCAAGCTCAGCAAACGCAAGTTGGCTCAGTACGAAAAGAACAAGGACTTTGCCGACCTGCTCGCCCACGGCCGGCGGATCGCCGAGCGTTGTTCGATTGCGACCGAAGCCGATACGTTTAACCCGGTCATTGTGGACTTCTATCGAGAAATCGGGTTCACGCCGGAATCCATCCTCAACTACTTGCTGCTGCTGGGCTGGTCGCTCGACGGTGAACGCGAGAAGTTCACGGTGGATGAGATGATCGAGTTGTTTACGATCGGCCGCGTCAACAAATCGCCCGCGTCGTTCGATCCGCAAAAACTGCTGTCATTCCAAGCGGATGATTTCGCGGCGCTGAGCCCCGAAGCCCGTCTGCAGCGGACCCTGCCGTTTGCCCAAGCGGCCGGATTCATGCAACAGCCTGGATTCGCCGACCAACAGGCCGCCGAGCGGACTTTGGCGGCCGTGGTCGACGCCGCTGGGGACCGGCTGAAGATGGCGGGCGACATCATCGACTATGAATACTGTTTCGCCGACGAGGTGAGCTACGACGAAAAGGCGTTTCAGAAACGAATCGTCAAGCCAGAGGACGCTTGCGAGCTGCTGGCGGGATTTCGGGATCAAGTCGCTGGGGCGTGCGATTTTGACCCACAATCTGCCGAAACTCTGCTGAAATCGTTTTGCGAAACGGCGGGCGTCGGGATCGGTCAGATCATTCACGCCCTGCGAGTGGCCACGACCGGCCAGCCCGCCGGATTTGGGATGTTTGAAACGCTGGCGATTCTCGGTAAAGAAAGAGTGTGTCAGCGAATCGACGCCGCGATCGCCGCCGCAAAGGCTGCCGCCTGA
- a CDS encoding Uma2 family endonuclease, with the protein MTQSTHEESSPFHSAVPSLYSGDVLDAGEYLRRYRAAPECIDAERINGKVFLMSPLRATSHAEPHALLSAWLVMYSAGHADLRVFDNATTRLDENNDPQPDLVLMRTGGQAQLVDDYIVGSPEMIIEIAGSSASYDFGEKRDIYETAGVQEYLVYETAEGRIAWWVNREGRFVEIQPINGIYRSPTFPGLHLNADAIRTANANQLLQCLRDAMNVE; encoded by the coding sequence ATGACTCAAAGCACTCATGAAGAATCCAGCCCCTTTCATTCGGCAGTGCCCTCGCTGTACAGCGGTGACGTTCTCGACGCCGGTGAATACCTGCGTCGGTACAGAGCGGCTCCTGAATGCATCGACGCAGAGCGGATCAATGGGAAGGTTTTTTTGATGTCTCCGCTTCGAGCCACCAGTCACGCAGAACCGCATGCCCTGCTTTCGGCGTGGTTGGTGATGTACTCCGCAGGGCACGCCGATCTTCGTGTCTTTGACAATGCGACAACGAGGCTGGATGAAAACAACGATCCGCAGCCGGATCTTGTGTTGATGCGCACCGGTGGACAGGCTCAGTTGGTGGACGACTACATCGTTGGCTCACCCGAAATGATCATTGAGATTGCCGGGTCATCCGCGAGCTACGACTTTGGCGAAAAACGCGATATCTACGAAACGGCGGGTGTGCAAGAGTACCTTGTCTACGAAACCGCCGAAGGCCGGATCGCATGGTGGGTCAACCGCGAAGGCCGCTTCGTCGAAATCCAGCCGATCAACGGGATCTACCGAAGCCCAACATTCCCTGGACTTCATCTGAATGCCGATGCGATTCGAACAGCCAACGCAAATCAGCTGTTGCAATGCCTCCGCGACGCAATGAACGTCGAGTAA
- a CDS encoding YbjN domain-containing protein, translating into MSKMEQFEAYLMREELKYTRDDEREAFLLSFGGDHGSYREIIRIDDNVLQSFVGMSVKVPEGSRIDIAVAVARANYGMKIGKFELDMNDGELRYHIAVPVDGDLPSDNVLDRLVHIGIAMADRYMPAFLAVIYGNEPAKDAIALVEQTA; encoded by the coding sequence ATGAGCAAAATGGAACAGTTTGAAGCGTATCTGATGCGAGAGGAGCTGAAGTACACGCGAGACGACGAGCGAGAGGCCTTCTTGCTCAGTTTCGGTGGTGATCACGGAAGCTATCGGGAGATCATCCGTATCGACGACAACGTCTTGCAGTCGTTTGTCGGGATGTCGGTGAAGGTTCCCGAGGGCAGTCGTATCGACATCGCCGTGGCGGTGGCACGAGCCAACTACGGCATGAAGATCGGTAAGTTCGAGTTGGACATGAACGACGGCGAGCTGCGATACCACATCGCGGTTCCCGTGGACGGTGATCTGCCAAGCGACAACGTGCTGGACCGATTGGTTCACATCGGCATCGCCATGGCCGACCGCTACATGCCGGCCTTCTTGGCCGTGATCTACGGCAACGAACCCGCCAAGGATGCGATCGCCTTGGTCGAGCAAACTGCGTAG
- a CDS encoding metallophosphoesterase, translating to MSALSWWIVWLVALIGHAGLHIGIYNRINGFGWPRVVIKSIVKFFLLTTIAIPILFCVFQGQVILDLLIHGGTWSSLSLWARGYVTLCCIIWLVLGIPWLMWRPIFRLEWVDAPRKIEVVDVQVAVRRPLALSGKAKLESKLPLNQLLELSIEEISLPVVGLPDELVGYRIAHVSDVHLTGDIHPDFVKHAMQRATLWKPDLIALTGDIIDKQPCIDWLVDIFHPANAHDGCYYILGNHDTRVVDSRQTRDAMDRAGWIDLGSQAVRRMIGGIPVSLIGNEFPWFERPDLPPPDDSFRLLLSHSPDQLGWARRNAVGLMLAGHTHGGQGRLPLIGPILSPSFHGSRYASGDFYKPPTTLHVTRGLGGVHLMRINCRPELSLLTLSQAKVHQAF from the coding sequence ATGAGTGCGTTGAGCTGGTGGATCGTTTGGTTGGTGGCTTTGATCGGGCACGCGGGGTTGCACATCGGCATCTACAATCGAATCAACGGATTCGGTTGGCCGAGAGTCGTGATCAAATCGATCGTGAAGTTCTTTTTGCTGACCACGATCGCCATCCCGATCCTGTTCTGTGTTTTTCAAGGACAGGTGATTTTGGATCTGCTGATCCACGGCGGGACATGGTCCAGTTTATCACTCTGGGCCAGGGGTTATGTGACACTGTGTTGCATCATTTGGCTGGTGTTGGGCATCCCTTGGTTGATGTGGCGACCGATCTTTCGACTGGAGTGGGTCGACGCACCGCGAAAGATCGAAGTCGTCGATGTGCAGGTGGCCGTGCGACGACCGTTGGCGTTGAGCGGCAAAGCAAAGCTCGAATCCAAGCTGCCATTGAATCAACTGCTGGAGCTTTCCATCGAAGAGATTTCGTTGCCGGTCGTTGGATTGCCTGATGAACTTGTCGGTTATCGCATCGCGCACGTCTCGGACGTTCACTTGACCGGGGACATTCATCCCGATTTTGTCAAACACGCGATGCAACGTGCCACGCTCTGGAAGCCGGACTTGATTGCCTTGACCGGCGACATCATCGACAAACAACCGTGCATCGACTGGTTGGTTGACATCTTTCATCCCGCCAACGCGCATGACGGCTGCTACTACATCTTGGGCAATCACGACACTCGCGTGGTCGACTCGCGACAGACACGCGACGCGATGGATCGCGCCGGCTGGATTGATTTGGGATCGCAAGCCGTGCGGCGAATGATTGGTGGGATCCCTGTCTCGCTGATCGGCAACGAGTTTCCTTGGTTTGAAAGACCGGATTTGCCACCACCGGACGACTCGTTTCGGCTGTTGCTCAGCCACAGCCCCGATCAACTCGGGTGGGCCAGACGCAACGCGGTGGGATTGATGTTGGCCGGTCATACGCACGGCGGCCAAGGACGCTTGCCGCTGATCGGCCCGATTCTCAGCCCCAGCTTTCATGGCTCTCGCTACGCATCGGGCGACTTCTACAAGCCACCGACGACATTGCACGTCACGCGCGGTCTCGGTGGTGTGCACCTGATGCGAATCAACTGTCGTCCTGAGCTGTCATTGCTCACGTTGTCCCAAGCGAAAGTACATCAGGCTTTCTAG
- a CDS encoding SixA phosphatase family protein: MTDEQPSQDRPLQLIVMRHAKSDWGDHKLSDHERPLNARGNRDAPAMAGWMATNGLFPDVILSSSSTRTQQTVAALLECWSSKLNTAPTVSFTDALYLAIPEQIAATIRSDHCGARSLMIVAHNPGMSSIVSQLSGQSIEMPTAAVAVFDWPSQDGPGEWSRFSLNRQLSLTYLMRPKALGHASKDET; the protein is encoded by the coding sequence ATGACTGACGAGCAGCCCTCCCAAGACCGTCCGCTGCAGCTCATTGTGATGCGGCATGCCAAGAGCGACTGGGGCGATCACAAGCTCAGCGATCACGAGCGACCACTCAATGCTCGGGGAAATCGTGACGCCCCGGCAATGGCCGGTTGGATGGCGACCAACGGACTGTTCCCGGATGTCATTCTGTCGTCTTCCTCGACACGCACCCAGCAGACCGTGGCCGCGTTATTGGAGTGCTGGTCGAGTAAGCTGAACACGGCTCCCACCGTTTCCTTCACGGATGCACTCTATTTGGCAATCCCGGAGCAGATCGCAGCGACGATTCGGTCCGACCACTGCGGGGCGCGATCCCTGATGATTGTTGCCCACAATCCAGGGATGAGTTCGATCGTCAGTCAACTGTCCGGCCAATCGATCGAGATGCCCACGGCGGCAGTTGCCGTGTTTGATTGGCCGTCGCAGGACGGCCCTGGTGAATGGTCGCGATTTTCACTCAATCGCCAGCTTTCCCTCACATACCTGATGCGTCCCAAGGCTTTGGGTCATGCATCCAAGGACGAGACATGA